In Streptomyces sp. NBC_01551, one DNA window encodes the following:
- a CDS encoding DUF4239 domain-containing protein, which yields MSEWLVLSLAMAAACAVVLSIAFFNHRRIGEDDDPNETPDVIEYMTMMIGVIYAIVLGLAIAGVWEGRGAAQEYVRQEAQALHEISVRSEVYPAEVRKKIRADVDAYVTHVVRTEWTEMAESGNLTDRGGELLERIRRDVTDYDPQTDHEGQAYQPLVDQVAAVDDARSARGLGAGATMPGVVWFGLIAGALVTVGLIFTLQIRRSFRELLLAGLFSALIAFLLFLIWDFDAPFGRGISATAEPFLAQFPHLGLGD from the coding sequence TTGTCGGAGTGGCTCGTCCTGTCCCTCGCGATGGCCGCGGCCTGCGCCGTCGTACTGTCCATCGCCTTCTTCAACCACCGGCGGATCGGCGAGGACGACGATCCGAACGAAACCCCGGACGTCATCGAGTACATGACGATGATGATCGGGGTGATCTACGCGATCGTGCTGGGCCTGGCGATCGCGGGCGTCTGGGAGGGCCGCGGCGCCGCCCAGGAGTACGTGCGCCAGGAGGCACAGGCCCTGCACGAGATCTCCGTCCGCTCCGAGGTCTATCCGGCCGAGGTCCGCAAGAAGATCCGGGCCGACGTCGACGCGTACGTGACGCACGTGGTGCGCACGGAGTGGACGGAGATGGCGGAGAGCGGCAACCTCACGGACCGGGGCGGGGAGCTGCTGGAACGTATCCGCCGCGATGTCACGGACTACGACCCGCAGACCGATCACGAGGGGCAGGCCTACCAGCCCCTGGTCGACCAGGTCGCGGCGGTGGACGACGCCCGCAGCGCCCGCGGTCTGGGCGCGGGGGCGACGATGCCGGGGGTGGTCTGGTTCGGGCTGATCGCGGGGGCGCTGGTGACGGTGGGCCTGATCTTCACCCTGCAGATCAGGCGGTCCTTCCGGGAGCTGCTGCTGGCGGGCCTGTTCAGTGCGCTGATCGCGTTCTTGCTGTTCCTGATCTGGGACTTCGACGCGCCGTTCGGCCGGGGCATCTCGGCCACCGCCGAGCCCTTCCTCGCCCAGTTCCCGCATCTGGGCCTCGGCGACTGA
- a CDS encoding SAM-dependent methyltransferase, whose amino-acid sequence MERPAWAPPGIDISVPSVSRIYDYYLGGSHNFEVDRQAARRAMEFMPGLPKIMQANRAFMRRAVRYAVDQGVTQFLDIGSGIPTFGNVHEIARAASPEARVVYVDHDPVAVAHSRAVLAGDEHADIVAADLRKPQDILAAPEVAGLLDLGRPVALLLVAVLHFLEDSDDPYAAVAELRDALAPGSLLVLTHASYQGIPLAQEVAAGTVGVYRDIRNPLVMRSGEEITRFFDGFELVAPGVVAMPNWRPDGAEDPADSEAAEDPYAFSGFGGVGRKA is encoded by the coding sequence ATGGAGCGCCCCGCCTGGGCCCCGCCAGGCATCGACATATCGGTGCCGAGCGTGTCCCGTATCTACGATTACTACCTGGGCGGCTCCCACAATTTCGAGGTCGACCGCCAGGCCGCCCGGCGCGCCATGGAATTCATGCCGGGCCTCCCCAAGATCATGCAGGCGAACCGGGCATTCATGCGCCGCGCCGTCCGCTACGCCGTGGACCAAGGCGTCACCCAGTTCCTCGACATCGGCTCCGGCATCCCCACCTTCGGCAACGTCCACGAGATCGCGCGGGCCGCCAGCCCCGAGGCCCGCGTGGTCTACGTCGACCACGACCCGGTCGCCGTCGCGCACAGCCGCGCCGTCCTGGCCGGAGACGAGCACGCCGACATCGTCGCCGCCGACCTGCGCAAGCCGCAGGACATCTTGGCCGCCCCCGAGGTCGCCGGACTCCTGGACCTCGGCCGCCCGGTCGCCCTGCTGCTCGTCGCCGTCCTGCACTTCCTGGAGGACTCGGACGACCCCTACGCCGCCGTCGCCGAGCTCCGCGACGCGCTCGCCCCGGGCAGCCTGCTGGTCCTCACCCACGCCTCCTACCAGGGGATCCCGCTGGCCCAGGAGGTCGCGGCCGGCACCGTCGGCGTCTACCGGGACATCCGCAACCCGCTCGTCATGCGCAGCGGCGAGGAGATCACCCGGTTCTTCGACGGGTTCGAGCTGGTCGCCCCCGGGGTCGTGGCCATGCCGAACTGGCGGCCCGACGGCGCCGAGGACCCGGCGGACAGTGAGGCGGCGGAAGACCCGTACGCCTTCTCCGGCTTCGGTGGTGTGGGGCGCAAGGCGTGA
- a CDS encoding EAL domain-containing protein, whose amino-acid sequence MPPGTPTPDQDCALEDRIGRFATIWGRAIFPVTATSLTRPEFELHLVPLTRTLVDALHARPFDASVAQRVGAGLVAVHCTDPEALAGTLGVVESYLVLYCGPNGSDAEGTEEYRSRCARLQHGIAAGFARALRERTLREQEAIARSALTARTDAQQALHASEARFRAVFEGAAIGIGIADLDGNVLEVNDTLLQMFGGLDGHVRSRNVSEWGHPDDTPHVWQMYAELVRGEREHYRVEKPYYRHDGTVLWTNLTVSLLRDAEGRPQYQLALMEDTTERRLLNLRLRYEATHDALTGLPNRTLFFERLEKALGGAGGSHFGLCYLDLDGFKAVNDSLGHSAGDRLLVEVADRLQSCATGPGEVVARLGGDEFVALTTGTDTDEKATELAVRILSALSTPIRLDGRELTVRGSIGIVEGPAGVRTPAEVLRSADITMYRAKAAGGNRFEFADAEADARAITRHGLTNALPAALERGEFFIEYQPLVHMHDGSVHGAEALVRWSHPQYGVLGPDRFIPLAERTGLIVPLGRWVLEEAVRQARNWQRQHGGSALRINVNLSPTQLHHPGLVADTLAVLENSGLAPGALCLEVTESALIGADDELLEPLRRLAALGVDIALDDFGTGYSNLANLRRLPVSVLKLDRSFTRGMQQQPADPVDVKIVEGIVALAHSLELAVTVEGVETGAQAAQLRALGCDTAQGWYYARPGAPDRIHTLSLSDAVPTP is encoded by the coding sequence GTGCCTCCCGGCACGCCGACCCCCGACCAGGATTGCGCGCTGGAGGACCGGATCGGAAGGTTCGCCACCATCTGGGGACGGGCCATCTTCCCCGTCACGGCGACCTCCCTGACCCGGCCCGAGTTCGAACTCCACCTGGTTCCGCTCACCCGGACGCTCGTCGACGCCCTGCACGCCCGGCCCTTCGACGCCTCCGTCGCCCAGCGCGTCGGCGCCGGACTCGTCGCCGTGCACTGCACCGACCCGGAGGCGCTGGCCGGCACCCTCGGCGTGGTCGAGTCGTACCTGGTGCTGTACTGCGGGCCGAACGGCTCCGACGCCGAGGGCACCGAGGAGTACCGCTCCCGGTGCGCCCGGCTCCAGCACGGCATCGCGGCGGGCTTCGCCCGGGCCCTGCGCGAGCGCACCCTGCGGGAGCAGGAGGCGATCGCCCGCTCCGCCCTGACCGCGCGCACCGACGCCCAGCAGGCGCTGCACGCCAGCGAGGCGCGCTTCCGCGCCGTCTTCGAGGGCGCGGCCATCGGCATCGGCATCGCCGACCTGGACGGCAACGTCCTGGAGGTCAACGACACCCTGCTCCAGATGTTCGGCGGCCTCGACGGCCACGTCCGCAGCCGCAACGTCAGCGAGTGGGGCCACCCCGACGACACCCCGCACGTCTGGCAGATGTACGCGGAACTCGTACGCGGGGAGCGCGAGCACTACCGCGTGGAGAAGCCGTACTACCGGCACGACGGCACCGTGCTCTGGACCAACCTGACGGTCTCGCTCCTGCGCGACGCCGAGGGCCGGCCGCAGTACCAGCTGGCCCTGATGGAGGACACCACCGAGCGCCGACTGCTGAACCTCCGGCTCCGCTACGAGGCCACGCACGACGCGCTGACAGGCCTTCCCAACCGGACGCTGTTCTTCGAACGCCTGGAGAAGGCCCTGGGCGGAGCGGGCGGCAGCCACTTCGGCTTGTGCTACCTGGACCTCGACGGGTTCAAGGCCGTCAACGACAGCCTCGGCCACTCGGCGGGCGACCGGCTGCTGGTGGAGGTCGCGGACCGGCTGCAGAGCTGCGCGACCGGCCCCGGCGAGGTGGTCGCCCGGCTCGGCGGCGACGAGTTCGTGGCGCTGACCACCGGAACCGACACGGACGAGAAGGCCACCGAGCTGGCGGTCCGCATCCTGTCGGCGCTGTCCACCCCCATCCGACTGGACGGCCGGGAGCTGACGGTCCGGGGCAGCATCGGCATCGTCGAGGGCCCGGCCGGGGTGCGCACCCCGGCGGAGGTGCTGCGCAGCGCCGACATCACGATGTACCGGGCCAAGGCGGCCGGCGGCAACCGCTTCGAGTTCGCCGACGCGGAGGCCGACGCCCGGGCCATCACCCGGCACGGCCTGACCAACGCCCTGCCCGCGGCGCTGGAACGCGGCGAGTTCTTCATCGAGTACCAGCCGCTGGTGCACATGCACGACGGCAGCGTGCACGGCGCGGAGGCCCTCGTCCGCTGGTCCCACCCGCAGTACGGGGTGCTCGGCCCGGACCGCTTCATCCCGCTCGCCGAACGGACCGGACTGATCGTGCCGCTCGGCCGCTGGGTCCTGGAGGAGGCGGTCCGCCAGGCCCGCAACTGGCAGCGCCAGCACGGCGGCTCCGCCCTGCGGATCAACGTCAACCTCTCGCCGACCCAACTGCACCACCCCGGCCTGGTCGCCGACACCCTGGCGGTGCTCGAGAACTCGGGCCTGGCCCCCGGCGCGCTGTGCCTGGAGGTCACCGAGTCGGCCCTGATAGGCGCGGACGACGAACTCCTGGAACCGCTGCGCCGGCTCGCCGCGCTCGGCGTGGACATCGCGCTCGACGACTTCGGCACCGGCTACTCGAACCTGGCCAACCTGCGACGCCTCCCGGTGAGCGTCCTGAAACTGGACCGCTCCTTCACCCGGGGGATGCAGCAGCAGCCGGCCGACCCCGTCGACGTCAAGATCGTGGAGGGCATCGTCGCCCTGGCCCACAGTCTCGAACTCGCCGTCACGGTCGAGGGCGTGGAGACCGGCGCCCAGGCGGCCCAGCTCCGCGCCCTGGGCTGTGACACCGCCCAGGGCTGGTACTACGCCCGCCCGGGGGCACCGGACCGCATCCACACCCTCTCCCTCTCGGACGCCGTCCCCACCCCCTGA
- a CDS encoding FAD-dependent monooxygenase, with amino-acid sequence MTDVLITGSGPTGLTLACDLAARGIAVRVIEQRSAPHRESRGKGLRPGSLDVFEELGVADRVVAMGTTRVVLRKYFDGKHINDTAIGDSGVLVGQWQIEEVLRDRLAELGVRVEYESRLAGISQDAAGVRAELEDGTVIAARYLAGCDGGRSSTRKLLGIPFEGSGEQEPAMVIGDVRAPGLSRDVWHQWFTSEGGGILLCPMPGTDTFQLQASPEADERGELLPPSLESFQRLFDRHARIPGIRLADPSWLSAWRVNVRMATRIREGRVVLAGDAAHVHPIAGGLGMNTGIQDAAALGRALAAALTGPAGEEALDAYQADRLPVAAELLADTTRRYERVLAAVREPGRGTEAGLD; translated from the coding sequence ATGACCGACGTACTGATCACCGGCTCCGGCCCCACCGGACTCACGCTCGCCTGTGACCTGGCCGCCCGCGGCATAGCGGTGCGGGTGATCGAGCAGCGCTCCGCCCCGCACCGCGAGTCGCGCGGCAAGGGGCTCCGGCCGGGCAGCCTCGACGTCTTCGAAGAGCTCGGCGTGGCCGATCGCGTGGTGGCCATGGGCACGACGCGGGTGGTGCTGCGCAAGTACTTCGACGGGAAGCACATCAACGACACCGCCATCGGCGACAGCGGTGTGCTGGTGGGGCAGTGGCAGATCGAGGAGGTGCTGCGCGACCGGCTGGCCGAGCTGGGCGTGCGCGTCGAGTACGAGTCCCGGCTCGCCGGCATCTCCCAGGACGCGGCCGGGGTGCGCGCGGAGCTGGAGGACGGCACCGTGATCGCGGCCCGTTATCTCGCGGGGTGCGATGGCGGGCGCAGCAGCACCCGCAAGCTCCTCGGGATCCCGTTCGAGGGGAGCGGCGAGCAGGAGCCGGCGATGGTGATCGGGGACGTCAGGGCTCCGGGGCTCAGCCGCGACGTGTGGCACCAGTGGTTCACGTCGGAGGGGGGCGGGATACTGCTCTGCCCGATGCCGGGGACGGATACGTTCCAGTTGCAGGCCTCGCCCGAGGCCGACGAGCGGGGCGAGTTGTTGCCGCCGTCGCTGGAGAGCTTCCAGCGGCTCTTCGACCGGCACGCCCGGATACCGGGGATACGGCTCGCGGACCCCAGCTGGCTCTCCGCCTGGCGGGTCAACGTCCGCATGGCCACCCGGATACGCGAGGGCCGGGTGGTCCTCGCGGGGGACGCGGCGCACGTCCACCCGATAGCCGGCGGGCTGGGCATGAACACCGGCATCCAGGACGCGGCCGCCCTCGGCCGGGCGCTGGCCGCCGCCCTCACCGGGCCGGCCGGGGAGGAGGCGCTCGACGCGTACCAGGCGGACCGGCTTCCTGTGGCCGCCGAGCTCCTGGCCGACACGACGCGGCGCTACGAGCGGGTGCTGGCGGCCGTCCGGGAGCCCGGACGGGGCACGGAGGCGGGCCTGGACTGA